From the genome of Hemiscyllium ocellatum isolate sHemOce1 chromosome 15, sHemOce1.pat.X.cur, whole genome shotgun sequence, one region includes:
- the LOC132822652 gene encoding opsin-5-like: MAYNDKEQEDRSFDGLQGIVFLLFGVLSVFGNSILLFVAYWNKHTLKPAEYFIINLAVSDLGMVLTLLPLAIPSSFAHRWLFGHGTCIYYAFCGVLFGICSLTNLTVLGVVCCMKVCYPAYGNRFTSEYAYLLMTFAWAYASIFAISPLANWGHYGLEPYGTACCIDWNAPTTDSNATSYIVALFVFCYVFPCCIITTSYTLILLTIKGSRRAVQQHVSSQTTSSNVHNLIVKLSVAVCIGFLIAWTPYAITAMWAAFGNSDKVPPLAFALSAIFAKSSTLYNPIVHLLFKPNFRKCLNKGMAHLLNLCSWQNQPCNRGSDQSVKSARNQIRLNSCKPPSRFVDLQDAYNTCSNTFESFSNHSKSQSPGGSTCRDGTDISSDNSTTHSHVKTTTFVLGNLFTQRVVRVWNEL, translated from the exons CTTTGATGGACTCCAGGGTATAGTCTTTCTCCTTTTTG GTGTTTTATCCGTGTTTGGAAACAGTATTCTCTTGTTTGTAGCATACTGGAACAAGCACACCCTtaaacctgctgaatatttcataataaacttggctgtcagtgacCTTGGAATGGTATTAACTCTATTACCACTGGCCATACCATCATCTTTTGCACACAG ATGGTTGTTTGGTCATGGAACATGTATCTATTATGCATTTTGTGGTGTGTTATTTGGTATCTGCAGTCTTACTAACCTGACAGTATTGGGTGTAGTCTGCTGCATGAAGGTTTGTTACCCTGCATATG GCAACAGATTTACATCAGAATATGCATATCTCCTAATGACATTTGCTTGGGCATATGCTTCCATATTTGCCATCTCCCCTCTTGCAAATTGGGGTCATTATGGACTGGAGCCTTATGGGACTGCTTGTTGCATAGATTGGAATGCACCAACTACAGATTCCAATGCAACATCCTATATTGTAGCACTTTTTGTGTTTTGCTATGTCTTCCCATGTTGTATAATCACTACGTCATACACTCTCATCCTGTTAACAATAAAAGGATCAAGAAGAGCAGTGCAACAGCATGTATCTTCACAAACAACCTCGAGCAATGTTCACAATCTAATTGTAAAG TTAAGTGTGGCTGTATGCATTGGATTCTTAATAGCATGGACCCCGTATGCAATTACAGCAATGTGGGCAGCATTTGGGAACAGTGACAAGGTTCCACCACTAGCGTTTGCTCTGTCTGCTATATTTGCAAAATCATCTACGTTATATAACCCAATTGTACATCTGCTGTTTAAACCAAACTTCCGAAAATGTTTGAACAAAGGCATGGCACATTTACTCAATCTGTGCAGCTGGCAGAATCAACCCTGCAACAGAGGATCAGACCAGTCTGTAAAATCAGCTCGCAACCAGATCAGATTGAATTCTTGCAAGCCTCCAAGTAGATTTGTGGATCTGCAGGATGCCTACAATACATGCAGTAATACGTTTGAAAGTTTCAGTAACCATTCAAAATCTCAGAGTCCAGGAGGATCTACATGTAGAGATGGCACTGATATTTCAAGTGATAACAGTACAACACATAGTCACGTGAAAACCACTACCTTTGTGTTG ggcaaccttttcacacagagggtggtacgtgtatggaatgagctg